The Trypanosoma brucei gambiense DAL972 chromosome 10, complete sequence genome has a segment encoding these proteins:
- a CDS encoding RNA editing complex protein MP67, whose amino-acid sequence MRNSLIQHTRNLSATKQITGIVCDHVDVFTWGHSPPEQHGNKFSSGKATAPFYNAGQRRCTLCDDRLETSFSAHCGYVGHVARVGILERAMEILQKGEKRAANGKSGGLGGKITDLDESIKALVGTWWSRLNDTKREPALDYKRIPSLSASTTKKRLWRMRFLLQYLRDRGIIRYSLTPAKVAGAGGNAFVRSARFERSEMIGDNIVKVVVPDRLVRLFPADEGGVTYKLASIQQLLDSNEGLLEIYDYLGLNNIIGVRLPNNKTKSDVVEALFGELQTFLWASELSCGSCQYPAFPTAEHRYVRALVDHLLNELTHMVIMWRVESTLENSKEYLAKYLLQGARQNGSFSTSASGATIVKEVDCDRSRYAVLPLLLTFPYSTSSANKSAGGKQPPLQSSSLAAAKSVQERGTPRMLFTSPVAVPAALHSHYNPPLRIVRTIKDYQREILTVLEEEEVVSALIPCTDSSWGMKEGYMNSRETGRRKPPHGQIRAPWHELALEKYPRWRCDTEEAVVRQALELRLMQRKVYTKETNWRALTTAMAQRLLPNSPLEVDPVGVRPVRQTGRLLLTFEGTTERRAALATSMCFPSLAQSAG is encoded by the coding sequence ATGCGGAACTCGCTCATTCAGCATACGCGAAACCTGTCAGCGACAAAGCAAATCACGGGGATTGTCTGCGACCACGTGGATGTCTTCACTTGGGGCCACTCCCCTCCTGAACAGCACGGCAATAAGTTTTCCTCAGGGAAAGCAACAGCACCATTCTACAATGCGGGCCAAAGGCGCTGCACACTCTGTGATGACCGTCTAGAAACTTCCTTCTCTGCTCACTGCGGCTATGTGGGGCATGTGGCGCGAGTGGGTATACTGGAGCGTGCAATGGAAATActacaaaagggggaaaaacgtGCGGCGAATGGAAAGAGTGGTGGTTTAGGTGGAAAAATAACAGATTTAGATGAAAGCATTAAGGCACTTGTGGGCACCTGGTGGTCTCGATTAAATGATACAAAGCGGGAACCGGCACTCGACTACAAGCGCATACCATCACTCAGCGCATCTACGACGAAAAAGCGATTGTGGCGTATGCGTTTCCTGCTGCAGTATTTGCGTGATAGAGGTATTATCCGCTACAGTTTGACTCCGGCAAAGGTAGCTGGCGCGGGAGGTAACGCGTTTGTACGATCTGCCCGTTTCGAGAGAAGTGAGATGATTGGAGATAACATTGTAAAAGTTGTGGTCCCTGACCGCTTAGTTCGGCTCTTCCCTGCGGATGAGGGCGGTGTGACATATAAATTGGCTTCTATTCAACAACTGCTTGACAGTAATGAGGGATTATTGGAAATATACGACTATCTTGGCCTCAACAACATCATCGGCGTGAGGCTTCCAAACAACAAGACGAAGTCAGACGTTGTGGAGGCTTTGTTTGGTGAACTGCAGACATTTCTTTGGGCAAGCGAGTTGTCCTGTGGGTCGTGCCAGTACCCCGCATTTCCTACTGCTGAGCACCGTTATGTGCGCGCGTTAGTTGATCACTTATTGAATGAGCTTACGCATATGGTTATTATGTGGCGTGTTGAGAGCACCCTCGAGAACTCTAAGGAATATCTTGCCAAGTACCTTCTACAGGGCGCACGTCAAAATGGTAGTTTTTCTACTAGTGCTAGTGGTGCTACAATCGTAAAGGAGGTGGATTGTGACCGTTCCCGCTACGCTGTcttgccgctgcttttgaCGTTTCCTTACTCGACATCATCTGCCAATAAATCAGCGGGAGGAAAGCAGCCACCGCTTCAATCTTCGAGTTTGGCTGCAGCGAAAAGTGTGCAGGAAAGAGGGACGCCGCGGATGTTGTTTACCTCACCAGTAGCTGTGCCAGCCGCTTTACATTCGCATTACAACCCACCCCTTCGTATTGTGCGAACCATTAAGGATTATCAGCGTGAGATTTTAACGGTActcgaagaggaggaagttgtGTCTGCATTAATCCCTTGTACAGATTCTTCGTGGGGGATGAAAGAGGGATATATGAATTCGCGGGAAACTGGGAGGAGGAAACCGCCACATGGGCAGATCCGCGCCCCATGGCACGAGTTGGCACTGGAAAAATATCCAAGATGGCGGTGTGACACTGAAGAAGCGGTGGTACGCCAAGCCTTGGAGCTTCGACTCATGCAGCGGAAGGTTTACACCAAAGAGACCAATTGGAGGGCATTAACTACCGCCATGGCTCAACGTCTCCTTCCGAATTCCCCATTGGAAGTAGATCCGGTAGGTGTACGACCTGTTAGACAAACCGGAAGGTTGCTGTTGACTTTTGAAGGGACTACTGAGCGTAGGGCGGCACTCGCTACTAGCATGTGTTTTCCGTCGCTAGCACAATCGGCCGGCTGA
- a CDS encoding 40S ribosomal protein S18, putative, whose translation MSLTLQSESFQHIVRLLNTNVEGKRKVPFALRMVKGIGIRFAYMVCKKAGVDVERRAGTLSPEELEKISEVIADPAKFKIPEWFLNRQRDPKTGKTEHLTSSMVDTRLREDLERLRKIRAHRGVRHAYGLRVRGQHTCTSGRRGKTVGVSRTK comes from the coding sequence ATGTCTTTAACCCTCCAGAGCGAAAGCTTCCAGCACATTGTGCGTCTCCTCAACACGAACGTTGAGGGCAAACGCAAGGTCCCCTTTGCACTACGGATGGTGAAAGGTATTGGTATCCGTTTCGCATACATGGTCTGCAAAAAGGCTGGTGTTGATGTTGAGCGCCGTGCTGGTACGCTGTCACCTGAGGAACTTGAGAAAATCTCTGAGGTGATCGCCGATCCCGCGAAGTTCAAAATCCCCGAGTGGTTCCTGAATCGTCAGCGCGACCCTAAAACTGGAAAGACGGAGCACCTGACTAGCTCGATGGTGGATACACGCTTGCGTGAGGACCTGGAACGGCTGAGGAAGATCCGTGCGCACCGTGGTGTTCGTCACGCCTATGGTCTGCGCGTTCGTGGTCAGCATACTTGCACGTCTGGCCGCCGTGGTAAGACTGTCGGTGTGTCCCGCACCAAGTAG
- a CDS encoding 40S ribosomal protein S18, putative, whose translation MSLTLQSESFQHIVRLLNTNVEGKRKVPFALRMVKGIGIRFAYMVCKKAGVDVERRAGTLSPEELEKISEVIADPAKFKIPEWFLNRQRDPKTGKTEHLTSSMVDTRLREDLERLRKIRAHRGVRHAYGLRVRGQHTCTSGRRGKTVGVSRTK comes from the coding sequence ATGTCTTTAACCCTCCAAAGCGAAAGCTTCCAGCACATTGTGCGTCTCCTCAACACGAACGTTGAGGGCAAACGCAAGGTCCCCTTTGCACTACGGATGGTGAAAGGTATTGGTATCCGTTTCGCATACATGGTCTGCAAAAAGGCTGGTGTTGATGTTGAGCGCCGTGCTGGTACGCTGTCACCTGAGGAACTTGAGAAAATCTCTGAGGTGATCGCCGATCCCGCGAAGTTCAAAATCCCCGAGTGGTTCCTGAATCGTCAGCGCGACCCTAAAACTGGAAAGACGGAGCACCTGACTAGCTCGATGGTGGATACACGCTTGCGTGAGGACCTGGAACGGCTGAGGAAGATCCGTGCGCACCGTGGTGTTCGTCACGCCTATGGTCTGCGCGTTCGTGGTCAGCATACTTGCACGTCTGGCCGCCGTGGTAAGACTGTCGGTGTGTCCCGCACCAAGTAG